Genomic window (Desulfuromonas sp.):
CGAGAACAACCGGCCGGGGGACTTTTTCGATGACAATCTGTCCACATCTATGCTTAAATAACGAGTTTTGTTCTCGGAATAATCGTTGAAACCACATAAAAGGAGAAAAGCGTCATGTACAGTTGCGCAGATCTGAAAAAAGGCCTCAAGCTGATGGTAGACGGCGAACCCCACGTCATCGTCCAGTTCGACTTCACCAAGCCCGGCAAGGGCCAGGCCCTCTACAAGTGCAAGCTGCGCAACATGATCACCGGCTCGCTCTTCGACCGCACCTACCGCTCGGGCGAGTCCTTCTCGCCGGCCAGCCTCGAAGAGCGGGACATGCAGTACCTCTACCAGGACGAGTCGGGGTATGTCTTCATGGACCAGAAGACCTACGATCAGGTCACCCTCACCGAGGAGACCCTCGGCGACGACAAGTACTTCCTCCTCGACAACACCGAGGTCAAGATCCTCATGTTCA
Coding sequences:
- the efp gene encoding elongation factor P, whose product is MYSCADLKKGLKLMVDGEPHVIVQFDFTKPGKGQALYKCKLRNMITGSLFDRTYRSGESFSPASLEERDMQYLYQDESGYVFMDQKTYDQVTLTEETLGDDKYFLLDNTEVKILMFNGQGIGITLPNFVNLRVTQSEPWVKGDTAAGNNKPATVETGYTLQVPSFVEEGVLIQIDTRTGEYVTRVKE